DNA from Castellaniella sp. MT123:
AGCACCACGGCCAGTCCGACCGCCAGCAGGACGATCAGGCCCAGCAGCATCAGCGGGCTGCGGCGCAGCTGATAGAGAAAATAGCTCACCCCACCCCCCGGATGCGCGGGTCCAGCCGGCGGTACAGCAGATCGACCAGCAGGTTCAGCACGACATACGCGAAGGACACCACTACGGCAAACCCCATGACGGCCGGAAAATCCAACGCCTGAATGGAGTCCACCACATACGCCCCCATGCCGGGCCAGCCGAAGACGGTTTCCGTCAGGACAGCGCCATACAGAAGATCGCCCAGGGCCAGGCCCAGCACGGTCACGGACGGAATCAGCGCATTGGGCAGGGCATGCCGCAACACCACCGCCCAGGGCGACAGGCCATATGCCCGGGCCGTGCGCACATAGTCTTCACCGAGCTGCTCCAGCATGGAGGACCGGATCTGCCGCGCCACCACGCCCAGATGCACGAAACCCAGCGTCAGTGCCGGCAGGATCATATGCCACAGTGCATTACGCCAGACTGGCCAGTCGCCCGCCAGCGCGGCATCGATCAGGTACAAACCGGTGACCGTGGGCGGCGGCATCATGCCCTGATCGAGGCGGCCCCCGCCGGGCAGCCAGCCGAGATCGCCATAGAACACCACGATCAGCCCCAACCCCAGCCAGAATGCGGGCGTGGAAATCCCCGCCACGGCCAGGATGCGGGCAACGTGATCCGCGAACCGATTGCGTTGAACGGCCGACACCACCCCCAGTGGAATTCCCAGCAAGGTCGCCAGGATCAAGGCAACGAGCGCCAGTTCCAGCGTCGCCGGGAAAAATGCGGCGATGTCCTGCAACACCGGACGGTGCGTACGGATGGACGTCCCCAGATCCCCCTGCAACAGCTGCCCCATATAGCGCAGATACTGCTGCGGCAGTGGCAGGTCCAATCCCAGCTGGGTACGGATATGGGCCACGATCTCTGGGGTGGCCCGATCGCCCGCCACCAGCCGCGCCGGATCGCCCGGCACCAGGTGGGAAATGACGAAGGTGATGAGGGACACGCCCACCACCACCCACACCAGGCTCAGCAGGCGACGGCCCGCGACTGGCAACCACGACCCGTTCATGCCGCCGGGTCTTCGCAACCAGGTTCATTCGCCACCAGAGGGACGAACGGACGCAGCGTCATTTCTTCATGTCGGCGACATTGAAGACACGCTCCAGCATGGGATTGAAGACGAAACCCTGCACATTGGCACCCACACCGACCTGGTAATTCTTCTGGTACAGATAGGCATAGGCCGCATCCTTGATGACCTGTTCCTGGACCTTTTTGTACAAAGCGACGCGTTTTGCCTGATCGCTGAGCGTGGCGGCTTCGCGCAGCCAGCCATCCACCTGAGGGTTGGAATAGAAAGATCGATTGCCGGCCAGACCCTTCTTGTCCGAATCGAACCAATAGCTGGTGAACATGTAGGGATCGGCGAAGTCCGGGCTCCAGTTGCCGATGGAGATATCGAAATTGCCCTGTCCCAGATTCTCGCGCAGCGTGGCATTGGCCAGTTTTTCGAGTTTGACCGACACACCGACCGCGGCCAGATTGGCCTGTACGGTCAGGGCAATGGGTTCCCAGGCCGGATCCTGGGTCGAATAGCGCAGCAGCAGCGGGGATTTGACACCGCCTGCCTTCTTCACCAGGGCCTTGGCGGCCGGCACGTCTTGCTTGGGTAGTGGCAGATCAGCATCGTAACCCCACATGCCTTCAGGAATCGGGCCGCGCGTCTGCCTGGCCTGCCCCATCATGATGCCATCGACAATGCCCTTGTAATCCAGGGCATCGACCACCGCGTGACGCAGGTCGATGCTTTGCAGCGGGCCTTTGGCATTGTTCAGGTACAGATAGGTTACGCGCAGGGATGGAAATTCAGCCACGCGTACGGATTTGTCCTTTTTCAGGGCCTGCAATTGATCG
Protein-coding regions in this window:
- a CDS encoding ABC transporter permease, which translates into the protein MNGSWLPVAGRRLLSLVWVVVGVSLITFVISHLVPGDPARLVAGDRATPEIVAHIRTQLGLDLPLPQQYLRYMGQLLQGDLGTSIRTHRPVLQDIAAFFPATLELALVALILATLLGIPLGVVSAVQRNRFADHVARILAVAGISTPAFWLGLGLIVVFYGDLGWLPGGGRLDQGMMPPPTVTGLYLIDAALAGDWPVWRNALWHMILPALTLGFVHLGVVARQIRSSMLEQLGEDYVRTARAYGLSPWAVVLRHALPNALIPSVTVLGLALGDLLYGAVLTETVFGWPGMGAYVVDSIQALDFPAVMGFAVVVSFAYVVLNLLVDLLYRRLDPRIRGVG
- a CDS encoding ABC transporter substrate-binding protein, giving the protein MQFMFQTRICRAVLVSLMGIGAMALTGGVIAATPADTLVIGKPADPQTLDPAVTIDNNDWTATYPAYQRLMRYKQIDGKGSTEVEGDLAASWSASPDNLVWTFTLNAGQQFSDGTAVDAQAVKASFERLLAKKQGPSEAFPADMKIDAVDAGTVRFTLKKPFAPFLYTLANNGASIVNPKAMQRPDADAWLSGHTAGSGPYQLVSWQKGQALTLERNPHYAGSKKPVLDKFVVKIVPESSARRLQLQKGDLDVAEELPVDQLQALKKDKSVRVAEFPSLRVTYLYLNNAKGPLQSIDLRHAVVDALDYKGIVDGIMMGQARQTRGPIPEGMWGYDADLPLPKQDVPAAKALVKKAGGVKSPLLLRYSTQDPAWEPIALTVQANLAAVGVSVKLEKLANATLRENLGQGNFDISIGNWSPDFADPYMFTSYWFDSDKKGLAGNRSFYSNPQVDGWLREAATLSDQAKRVALYKKVQEQVIKDAAYAYLYQKNYQVGVGANVQGFVFNPMLERVFNVADMKK